The region CACCGGACTTCGAACGCAGCGGCGGCACCCTCGACAAGGTGTGCGAGGCCATCGAGCAGGCGGCGCGCGAAGGCGTGCAACTGATCGTCTTCCCCGAAACCTTCGTGCCGTACTACCCGTACTTTTCTTTTGTGCGGCCACCGGTCGCCTCCGGCGCCGATCACATGAAGCTTTATGAGGAAGCCGTGATCGTGCCGGGTCCGGTTACGCAAGCGGTGGCCGAACGGGCGCGTTTGCACCGGATGGTGGTGGTGCTCGGCGTCAACGAGCGCGATCACGGCAGCCTCTACAACACGCAACTGATTTTCGACGTGGACGGCCAACTGCTGCTCAAGCGCCGCAAGATCACGCCGACGTTTCATGAGCGGATGATCTGGGGCCAAGGCGACGCAGCCGGTTTGAAGGTGGCGCACACGGCGGTGGCGCGCGTCGGCGCGCTAGCCTGCTGGGAGCATTACAACCCGCTCGCCCGCTATGCCTTGATGACACAGCACGAAGAGATTCATTGCAGCCAGTTTCCCGGCTCGCTGGTGGGGCCGATCTTCGCGGACCAGATCGAGGTGACGATCCGGCATCACGCGCTCGAGTCGGGCTGCTTCGTGGTCAACGCAACGGGTTGGCTGAGCGAAGCGCAGATCGCCTCGGTCACGGCAGACCCGAATCTGCAGAAGGCGCTGCGCGGCGGCTGCAATACCGCGATCGTCTCGCCGGAGGGACAGCATCTGGCTGAGCCACTGCGCGAAGGTGAGGGCATGGTGATCGCCGATCTCGACATGAGCCTGATCACCAAGCGCAAACGCATGATGGATTCGGTCGGCCATTACGCGCGGCCCGAATTGCTGAGCCTTGCGATCAACCGGCGGCCTGCGGAAACCGTGGCGCCGATGCCGTCGTGGTCCGCTACATCGAACACCGATTTCAACTCAACCGTGGAATGGCGCGATGAACTCCAGCGAGACGCTGTCGGCAGCGAGCCGGCAATTGATGACTGAATTGCAGTCGGCGGGTTTGCGGCTGGTCGCACCGGATGCGGGCGCCGCGAGCCGGCGTGGCGGCGCCGGGCCGTCGGATCACAAAGCAGTGACGGTGGACGGCGTGACGATCATGGTGCCGGTGCATACGAGTACCGCCT is a window of Paraburkholderia sp. IMGN_8 DNA encoding:
- a CDS encoding Nit6803 family nitrilase; its protein translation is MSDKRIVRAAAVQIAPDFERSGGTLDKVCEAIEQAAREGVQLIVFPETFVPYYPYFSFVRPPVASGADHMKLYEEAVIVPGPVTQAVAERARLHRMVVVLGVNERDHGSLYNTQLIFDVDGQLLLKRRKITPTFHERMIWGQGDAAGLKVAHTAVARVGALACWEHYNPLARYALMTQHEEIHCSQFPGSLVGPIFADQIEVTIRHHALESGCFVVNATGWLSEAQIASVTADPNLQKALRGGCNTAIVSPEGQHLAEPLREGEGMVIADLDMSLITKRKRMMDSVGHYARPELLSLAINRRPAETVAPMPSWSATSNTDFNSTVEWRDELQRDAVGSEPAIDD